A single Halarcobacter anaerophilus DNA region contains:
- a CDS encoding tRNA pseudouridine(13) synthase TruD has translation MVKREFVQKHKPLDFQFFQNENDFIVEENPIEFSNRGNFIIAKIKKKNLGTWDLIEKLSKQLKIYENEIGYAGLKDKNATTTQYISIPKKYSKELKKFKAKNIEILQTTLHNSKLNIGDLISNSFKINLHEVKIEDIGKIEKIINQIAKIGMPNYFGFQRFGKEADLNIKKAKSLVYEDLVIKDKKIAKMLISLYQSNFFNAWLVKRLNLSQKEFQLLKGDVFRNTQNNKFFTPKQLNEKIMEDFHLKKIVPTGLLPGRKVFRSINEAREIEEKFDDIYIQEKGFRRDAIVFPKNVKIGYNSHEKILSLNFTLPKGSYATVLIENIANKNLNN, from the coding sequence ATGGTAAAAAGAGAGTTTGTACAAAAACATAAACCTTTGGATTTTCAATTTTTTCAAAACGAGAATGATTTTATTGTTGAAGAAAATCCCATAGAGTTTTCAAACAGAGGTAATTTTATTATTGCAAAAATAAAAAAAAAGAATTTAGGAACCTGGGATTTAATAGAAAAACTCTCAAAACAGTTAAAGATTTATGAAAATGAGATAGGTTATGCAGGATTAAAAGATAAAAATGCAACAACTACCCAATATATTTCAATACCCAAAAAATACTCAAAAGAGCTGAAAAAATTCAAAGCAAAAAATATTGAGATATTGCAGACTACTTTACATAACAGCAAGTTGAATATAGGAGATTTGATTTCAAACAGTTTTAAAATAAACCTTCATGAAGTAAAAATCGAAGATATAGGGAAAATAGAAAAAATTATAAATCAAATTGCAAAAATAGGAATGCCCAACTATTTTGGATTTCAAAGATTCGGGAAAGAAGCAGATTTGAATATAAAAAAAGCTAAATCTCTTGTTTATGAGGATTTAGTAATAAAAGATAAAAAAATAGCAAAAATGTTGATTTCTTTGTATCAAAGTAATTTTTTCAATGCATGGCTAGTTAAAAGGTTAAACTTAAGTCAAAAAGAGTTTCAACTTTTAAAAGGAGATGTTTTTAGAAATACTCAAAATAATAAGTTTTTTACTCCAAAACAGTTAAATGAGAAAATTATGGAAGATTTTCATTTAAAAAAAATAGTTCCTACAGGTTTGCTTCCGGGAAGAAAAGTCTTTAGAAGTATAAATGAAGCAAGAGAAATTGAAGAGAAATTCGATGATATCTATATTCAGGAAAAAGGATTTAGACGTGATGCGATAGTTTTTCCAAAAAATGTAAAAATAGGTTATAATAGTCATGAAAAAATATTATCTTTAAATTTTACCCTTCCTAAGGGTTCTTATGCAACGGTTTTAATTGAAAACATTGCCAATAAAAATCTAAATAACTAA